Proteins co-encoded in one Methanosarcinales archaeon Met12 genomic window:
- a CDS encoding class I SAM-dependent methyltransferase, with amino-acid sequence MIVPEVSLPDIYEPAEDSFLMIQAALAEVRESDYVLEIGTGSGIVSMCLMDRAKVVATDINPYAVTSARLNGVEVIRTDMFGGISGKFDLILFNPPYLPTSKDEKVDGWIECAWNGGRDGRTVINRFLGQANEHLGEGGRILLLISSLTGIEQVKEKMESLGFAVDEVLSEKHFFERLVVLRGKRIVL; translated from the coding sequence ATGATTGTGCCAGAGGTGTCACTGCCCGATATATATGAACCCGCAGAGGACTCGTTTTTGATGATACAGGCAGCGCTTGCCGAAGTACGAGAGTCGGATTACGTTCTGGAAATCGGAACAGGTTCGGGCATCGTTTCAATGTGCCTGATGGACCGTGCAAAAGTGGTTGCCACCGACATCAATCCATATGCTGTAACATCTGCAAGGCTAAATGGAGTGGAAGTCATCAGGACCGATATGTTTGGCGGGATTAGTGGAAAGTTCGACCTGATACTTTTTAATCCACCATATCTACCAACTTCTAAAGACGAAAAGGTCGATGGCTGGATTGAATGTGCATGGAATGGCGGAAGGGACGGACGGACAGTCATCAATAGATTTTTGGGGCAGGCGAATGAACATTTAGGAGAAGGGGGCCGAATTTTATTATTGATATCTTCGCTGACTGGAATTGAGCAGGTCAAAGAGAAGATGGAGTCACTTGGTTTTGCGGTAGATGAAGTTTTGAGCGAAAAGCACTTCTTTGAGAGATTGGTGGTCCTTCGCGGCAAGAGGATAGTTCTATGA
- a CDS encoding nucleotidyltransferase family protein has protein sequence MTIEDIKAKILPILKRYGVQRAALFGSFVRGEERGSSDIDILIEFKDRENKTLLDLVGLELELEDILNREVDLLTYNSIHPLLRDYILDEQEVFYEERS, from the coding sequence ATGACTATTGAGGATATCAAAGCTAAAATCTTGCCCATACTTAAAAGATATGGTGTTCAAAGGGCGGCACTCTTTGGTTCATTTGTAAGAGGTGAAGAAAGAGGGAGTAGTGATATTGATATTCTCATAGAGTTCAAAGATAGAGAAAATAAAACTCTACTTGACCTTGTAGGACTTGAGTTGGAACTTGAAGATATCCTGAATCGCGAAGTCGATCTTCTAACTTACAATTCAATACACCCTTTGCTTAGAGACTATATTCTCGATGAGCAGGAGGTTTTTTATGAAGAAAGATCATGA
- a CDS encoding secondary thiamine-phosphate synthase enzyme YjbQ, producing MTVITKTVHLQSKGNVDIIDITDKVAELLKESNLKDGIVTVFVPGSTGAITTIEYEPGLVEDLANALERMAPQEMEYKHNLKWGDGNGHSHVLASLLGPSETIPFSNAKLMLGTWQQVVFIDLDNQPRSRRLILQIIGV from the coding sequence ATGACTGTGATAACAAAAACTGTCCACCTGCAGAGTAAAGGCAATGTCGACATCATCGACATCACTGACAAAGTTGCTGAATTGCTGAAAGAGTCTAATCTGAAGGATGGCATCGTTACAGTCTTCGTGCCTGGGTCCACCGGTGCCATAACAACGATAGAATATGAGCCCGGTCTTGTCGAAGATTTGGCCAATGCACTGGAACGAATGGCACCACAGGAGATGGAATACAAGCACAATCTCAAATGGGGCGATGGCAATGGCCACTCCCATGTGCTCGCCTCGCTGTTGGGCCCAAGTGAGACGATACCCTTCTCGAATGCGAAATTGATGCTGGGCACATGGCAGCAGGTCGTATTCATCGATTTGGATAATCAGCCGCGATCACGCAGGCTGATACTTCAAATTATTGGAGTTTGA
- a CDS encoding tRNA uridine(34) 5-carboxymethylaminomethyl modification radical SAM/GNAT enzyme Elp3 yields the protein MILKGEVRTHDELNAAKKSISMQYGLSGFPKNSAILSTATGSERDIIKRLVQIKPVRTISGVAVIAVMTSPHKCPHGLCVPCPGGPQSHFQSPQSYTGYEPAALRAVQQDFDPYRQVTERLKQLKQMGHSVDKAELIVMGGTVTSRSLCYQEWFVRRCIDAMNCFGSAGCATLSLESAQAINETAKVRNVGITFETRPDWARKEHVDQMLKMGGTKVELGVQSTYDFVLKRMQRGHTVKDVIEANAVLRDSGFKVGFHMMPGLPGSDFDMDLNMFRRIFTDPKFCPDYLKIYPTLVIEGTQLYEMWQSGEYDPLTNEDAIKLICQIKMLLSKWTRLQRIQREIPAHLIMAGVTKSNIQQLVENRLNELNKRCQCIRCREVGHALLKGIVPHPEHIELKIEEYNACNGLEHFISFEESDILIGFLRLRFPHNPYRPELKDAALVRELHVYGPMVPLGQKAASEWQHRGYGEELLKCAEELALDAGFSRIAIISGIGVREYYKKLGYERDGPYMVKLQ from the coding sequence ATGATATTAAAAGGAGAAGTCCGCACCCACGACGAATTAAATGCCGCCAAGAAATCGATTAGCATGCAGTACGGACTATCCGGCTTTCCAAAGAATTCCGCTATACTTTCCACCGCCACTGGGAGTGAACGGGACATCATCAAGAGATTGGTCCAGATAAAACCCGTTCGAACTATTTCTGGAGTCGCGGTAATAGCGGTGATGACGTCTCCTCACAAATGTCCACATGGTTTATGTGTTCCATGTCCTGGAGGCCCCCAATCCCATTTCCAATCGCCGCAAAGTTATACTGGCTATGAGCCTGCAGCATTGCGCGCGGTTCAGCAGGATTTTGACCCCTACCGCCAGGTGACGGAGCGGCTTAAACAACTGAAACAGATGGGGCACTCCGTCGACAAAGCAGAATTGATCGTCATGGGTGGCACAGTTACATCCCGTTCCCTGTGCTACCAGGAATGGTTCGTCCGACGCTGTATAGATGCGATGAACTGTTTTGGCTCTGCGGGGTGCGCAACTTTGTCGCTTGAAAGTGCACAGGCGATTAATGAAACGGCAAAGGTCAGAAACGTAGGAATTACGTTTGAGACGCGTCCGGATTGGGCACGAAAAGAGCATGTCGACCAGATGTTGAAGATGGGTGGAACCAAGGTCGAACTGGGGGTTCAGAGCACGTATGATTTCGTGTTGAAGCGAATGCAGAGGGGGCACACCGTTAAGGACGTTATCGAGGCCAACGCCGTCCTCAGAGACAGCGGATTCAAGGTCGGATTTCACATGATGCCTGGGTTGCCTGGTTCAGATTTTGACATGGACCTCAATATGTTCAGGCGCATATTCACCGACCCAAAATTCTGCCCTGATTATCTGAAGATATATCCAACGCTGGTGATAGAGGGGACGCAGTTGTATGAAATGTGGCAAAGCGGAGAATACGACCCGCTGACGAACGAAGATGCCATCAAATTGATATGCCAAATAAAGATGCTGCTTTCCAAATGGACCAGATTGCAGCGAATTCAGCGAGAGATTCCCGCACACTTGATTATGGCAGGCGTGACCAAGAGCAATATCCAACAACTTGTTGAAAACAGACTTAACGAATTGAATAAAAGATGCCAGTGTATCAGATGTCGAGAAGTGGGACATGCACTGCTGAAGGGCATTGTCCCTCACCCAGAGCATATTGAACTGAAGATAGAAGAATACAACGCGTGCAATGGTCTTGAACATTTTATATCATTTGAAGAAAGCGATATTCTAATTGGATTTCTGCGGCTCAGGTTTCCGCATAATCCATACAGACCAGAATTAAAAGATGCCGCCCTGGTTCGCGAGCTGCACGTTTATGGTCCGATGGTTCCATTGGGACAAAAAGCCGCAAGCGAATGGCAGCATAGGGGATATGGAGAAGAGCTTTTAAAATGTGCTGAAGAGCTTGCACTTGACGCAGGATTTAGCAGGATTGCTATCATCAGCGGTATAGGTGTGCGAGAGTACTATAAAAAACTTGGTTACGAACGGGATGGCCCATATATGGTCAAACTCCAATAA
- a CDS encoding nitroreductase family protein, with translation MNECFNIIETRRSIRRFKKKKVNLSDIKTLLRAAHMAPSAGNLQAREFIIVTNEDGRRGLSEAIYSQRHVAEVPAMVIVCANMLRSERRYGARAALYAIQDATASVMNILLAAHSLGLGTCWIGAFDEREVSSVLSIPAHVRPIALVAIGHPDEMPDTPPRLGERIEHWEGW, from the coding sequence ATGAATGAATGTTTCAACATCATAGAAACTCGAAGGTCGATACGCAGATTCAAAAAGAAAAAAGTGAACCTGTCAGACATAAAGACGCTGCTACGTGCCGCGCATATGGCGCCATCCGCAGGAAATCTGCAGGCACGGGAGTTCATCATCGTGACAAATGAAGACGGGCGCAGAGGATTGTCGGAAGCCATATACAGTCAACGTCACGTTGCAGAAGTGCCCGCCATGGTCATCGTATGTGCCAATATGCTGCGCTCAGAACGGCGTTATGGGGCAAGAGCTGCCCTTTATGCCATTCAGGATGCGACAGCATCGGTGATGAACATATTACTTGCTGCCCATTCTCTGGGCCTTGGAACCTGCTGGATAGGCGCCTTCGATGAGAGAGAAGTTTCATCGGTTTTGAGCATACCAGCGCACGTGCGACCAATTGCATTGGTAGCGATTGGACATCCAGATGAGATGCCAGATACGCCACCAAGGCTGGGTGAGAGGATAGAGCACTGGGAGGGCTGGTAA
- a CDS encoding amino acid-binding protein has product MRVTMDLELKDIPGQLVLALRPISELGGNIVSVVHHRERKNPRGLIPVQIAFEIDETRVDTLVNRLKNDGVVVAQIGRERLRERAVVILVGHIVHSDISDTIAQVDGTGYAEVKDLAMSMPGIDQYSSARLIIRAMGKKELSDAIELLRNIAHEKGLLLIERVKTEVL; this is encoded by the coding sequence ATGAGAGTGACAATGGATCTGGAGTTAAAAGACATACCCGGACAACTGGTATTGGCGCTTCGTCCTATCTCGGAATTGGGGGGCAATATAGTTTCTGTGGTTCATCACAGGGAGAGAAAAAATCCGAGAGGTTTGATTCCAGTACAAATTGCCTTTGAGATCGATGAAACGAGGGTTGATACCCTGGTCAACAGGTTGAAAAATGATGGGGTCGTGGTTGCACAGATTGGAAGGGAGCGATTACGCGAACGAGCGGTCGTGATACTTGTCGGACATATCGTTCATTCCGATATCAGTGATACCATAGCTCAGGTTGATGGTACTGGATATGCAGAGGTCAAGGACCTGGCGATGTCAATGCCTGGCATAGACCAGTATTCATCTGCACGACTGATAATACGTGCTATGGGAAAAAAAGAACTGTCGGATGCGATAGAGTTATTGAGGAACATCGCACATGAAAAAGGTCTTTTATTGATCGAACGAGTCAAAACAGAGGTTTTGTAA
- a CDS encoding homoserine dehydrogenase produces MKKVRILIVGFGVIGSGVARSISEKREYIKGKYGIDFELVGIGERDGSIVCEGGIDLMKSKLLNEHPHWEKGLKAIDILKEVDADIVIEATPTNIDTGEPGMSHMMAAFETKKHVVTSNKGPLTVAYTRLKKAAEENDVKFMFEASVGGAMPVLNLVRETLQANEILGIEGILNGTCNYILTRMTMEALPYEHVLSEAQELGIAESDPTYDVEGIDTACKLVILANSIFDMDIGYKDVDVAGITNITPEALKLAYDDGYVIKLVGEIQNNNKPTVAPHLVPKDHPLAVGGTLNIISIQTDLAGEITVTGKGAGAVETSSSILSDLISIAR; encoded by the coding sequence TTGAAGAAGGTGCGCATTTTAATAGTCGGATTTGGTGTAATAGGCAGCGGAGTTGCAAGGAGCATTTCTGAGAAAAGGGAGTACATAAAAGGTAAATACGGAATTGACTTTGAGTTAGTGGGAATCGGTGAACGGGACGGGAGCATTGTGTGTGAAGGGGGCATCGATCTGATGAAGTCAAAATTGCTGAACGAGCATCCTCATTGGGAAAAGGGACTGAAAGCAATCGATATACTAAAAGAGGTTGATGCAGATATCGTAATAGAAGCTACTCCTACAAACATCGACACTGGCGAACCTGGCATGTCTCATATGATGGCTGCTTTTGAGACAAAAAAACATGTCGTTACCTCAAATAAAGGACCGTTGACAGTTGCCTATACTCGATTGAAAAAAGCGGCAGAGGAAAATGACGTTAAGTTCATGTTTGAAGCTTCGGTCGGTGGCGCCATGCCAGTATTAAACCTGGTGAGAGAGACATTGCAGGCGAATGAAATACTCGGAATCGAGGGCATCCTCAATGGCACCTGTAATTATATCCTTACCAGAATGACAATGGAAGCGTTGCCATATGAGCACGTGTTATCCGAGGCGCAGGAGTTGGGTATAGCAGAATCTGACCCTACATATGACGTCGAAGGTATCGATACCGCCTGTAAATTGGTGATTCTCGCTAACTCCATCTTTGACATGGACATTGGTTATAAAGACGTGGACGTGGCCGGAATCACGAATATCACCCCGGAAGCACTGAAATTGGCGTATGATGATGGATACGTTATAAAGCTGGTCGGAGAGATACAAAATAATAACAAACCGACTGTCGCCCCGCATCTGGTCCCTAAAGATCACCCGCTTGCGGTAGGGGGCACATTGAATATAATATCGATACAGACTGACCTGGCTGGGGAGATAACGGTGACTGGCAAGGGCGCAGGCGCAGTTGAAACTTCCAGCTCGATATTAAGCGATTTAATAAGTATTGCACGGTAG
- a CDS encoding ATP-dependent DNA ligase, which produces MKFIEFAEICEKLESVTSNLEMARIISKFLKSADNLDIVTRFIEGSIFPAWSSEELGIGPSLLYDAIAMATGVKKRQVKAGVRELGDAGLACEKLCEKKMQRPLFAGELTVRHVYKSFEAISRAGGKASQKKKTRILADLFGSARPKEARYIARLVLEELRIGVGEGTVRDAIAQAFDVSKDEVERAYMLTNDLGLVAVTAKKGAKELRRLDIELGRPVKMMLAQVAKDVESTIEEMGEVALEYKYDGARVQIHKTNSDILLYSRRLENITKSLPDVVDMLKDGVSFKQAILEGEVIAIGEDGKPRPFQDILRRFRRKYEVKRIAREIPLHLSLFDVLFLDGEGLIHEPLVERRRILEKSLKKDHAPMIEVSPQTITSDISVAERIYKGAISAGHEGVLAKNPKSMYTPGKRGKNWLKVKPVAETLDLVVVGGMWGEGRRANLIGSYSLACRNPTMDSLLDIGRVGTGITDEQLVELTELFKDLVLSDVEMDIQIKPEIVFEIGYEEIQRSSNYKSGFALRFPRLVRVREDKSVKDADTIERVRELYKKQKGQT; this is translated from the coding sequence ATGAAGTTCATCGAATTTGCGGAGATATGTGAGAAACTGGAGAGTGTCACGAGCAACCTCGAGATGGCAAGAATTATTTCTAAATTTTTGAAGAGCGCAGACAATCTGGACATCGTTACACGTTTTATCGAGGGGTCCATCTTCCCTGCCTGGAGTTCGGAGGAACTCGGTATAGGTCCCAGTTTGCTATATGATGCGATAGCCATGGCGACCGGCGTCAAAAAGCGCCAGGTCAAAGCAGGGGTGAGGGAACTGGGAGATGCGGGGCTGGCTTGTGAGAAATTATGTGAAAAAAAGATGCAGCGACCCCTCTTCGCTGGCGAGCTGACCGTAAGACATGTTTACAAGAGCTTCGAAGCCATCTCAAGGGCAGGTGGCAAAGCTTCGCAAAAGAAGAAGACCAGGATACTGGCGGACCTATTTGGCTCGGCACGACCAAAAGAGGCGCGATATATTGCTAGATTGGTACTGGAAGAGTTGCGTATAGGGGTTGGAGAGGGCACCGTCAGGGACGCCATTGCACAGGCGTTTGACGTATCAAAGGATGAGGTTGAACGGGCGTATATGTTGACCAACGATTTAGGATTGGTCGCCGTAACTGCAAAAAAGGGCGCAAAGGAGCTGAGGCGATTGGACATCGAACTAGGGCGACCGGTCAAGATGATGTTGGCGCAAGTAGCCAAGGATGTGGAGAGCACAATAGAAGAGATGGGTGAGGTCGCTTTAGAATATAAATACGATGGAGCGCGTGTACAAATCCACAAAACAAATAGTGATATCCTACTCTACTCCAGGCGATTGGAAAACATTACAAAATCCCTTCCAGATGTCGTAGATATGCTCAAAGATGGTGTGAGTTTTAAACAGGCAATCCTTGAGGGAGAAGTGATTGCGATAGGAGAAGACGGAAAGCCAAGGCCTTTTCAAGATATTCTGAGAAGATTCCGAAGAAAATACGAGGTCAAGCGAATTGCCAGGGAGATTCCCCTCCACCTATCTTTATTCGACGTTCTGTTTCTGGACGGAGAAGGTCTAATACATGAGCCCTTGGTTGAACGGCGTCGCATTCTTGAGAAGAGCTTAAAAAAAGACCATGCACCGATGATTGAGGTATCGCCCCAGACAATAACCAGCGATATCAGCGTCGCAGAGCGCATTTATAAAGGCGCGATATCTGCCGGTCACGAAGGGGTATTGGCAAAAAATCCAAAATCAATGTACACCCCCGGCAAGAGGGGGAAAAATTGGTTGAAGGTCAAGCCAGTGGCGGAAACACTTGACCTTGTAGTCGTTGGAGGCATGTGGGGCGAAGGCAGAAGGGCGAACCTTATCGGTTCATATTCATTGGCTTGCAGGAATCCAACAATGGACTCGCTCCTCGATATTGGGAGGGTTGGAACTGGAATAACAGATGAACAGTTGGTGGAACTGACCGAATTGTTTAAAGACCTAGTCCTCTCTGATGTGGAAATGGATATACAGATAAAGCCTGAAATCGTATTCGAGATAGGCTATGAGGAGATTCAAAGGAGTTCAAATTACAAATCTGGTTTTGCCCTTCGCTTCCCCCGGTTGGTGAGGGTTAGAGAGGATAAATCAGTGAAAGATGCCGATACCATTGAACGAGTGCGGGAATTATACAAAAAACAAAAAGGGCAGACCTAA
- a CDS encoding DUF373 family protein: MVDILIICIDRDDDLGYKAGIKSPVIGRGGNLDAAMQLALSDPEDSDINTIFGGIQIYDELKSQGQDVEIVMICGSQNVGIQSDLIIAEQLDAILERINAKKAIVVSDGAEDESVLPIIESRIKVDAVKRVVVKQSQNIESTYYIIKQLFENPKISKTFFIPIGLAFVIYAISLLAGYPQGAVIAITAFVGIYMLIRGFELDDVMGDFTENLKRLFYGGKMSFVTYISAVILGFIGIIQGLANIWELEPQGILMIVITFINASVWWIVAGGLFGVIGKIVDAYLGKGGAGHYLVLPFFISSAGLLLWAGSGYILTLKEYGFTAGALIHLVIYIIFAIIMALIGVRLSTYMKKSEKNKASR; encoded by the coding sequence ATGGTAGACATACTTATAATTTGTATCGACCGAGATGATGATCTCGGATACAAAGCGGGGATTAAAAGCCCTGTCATCGGTAGAGGTGGCAATCTGGACGCTGCGATGCAGCTAGCACTTTCGGACCCGGAGGACTCAGACATCAATACCATCTTCGGCGGAATACAGATTTACGATGAGCTCAAATCACAGGGACAGGACGTCGAGATTGTAATGATTTGTGGCAGCCAAAACGTCGGCATTCAATCAGATTTAATCATAGCAGAGCAACTCGATGCAATTCTGGAAAGAATCAATGCAAAAAAAGCAATCGTAGTGTCCGATGGAGCCGAGGATGAATCTGTTTTGCCAATCATCGAGTCGCGCATCAAGGTCGACGCAGTGAAACGGGTTGTGGTCAAGCAAAGCCAAAACATAGAGAGCACATATTATATTATCAAGCAATTGTTCGAGAACCCCAAAATATCCAAGACATTTTTCATACCGATTGGACTGGCGTTTGTCATCTATGCGATTTCGCTGTTAGCGGGTTACCCACAGGGTGCCGTCATCGCCATCACAGCCTTTGTGGGCATTTATATGCTCATCAGGGGGTTTGAACTGGATGACGTCATGGGGGACTTCACCGAAAATTTGAAGCGATTATTCTATGGTGGAAAAATGTCATTCGTGACGTATATATCTGCAGTAATTTTAGGTTTTATAGGCATTATTCAGGGATTAGCTAATATCTGGGAACTTGAACCGCAAGGCATATTGATGATAGTTATAACATTTATCAACGCATCGGTCTGGTGGATTGTAGCCGGCGGATTGTTTGGCGTAATCGGAAAAATAGTCGATGCATACCTTGGCAAAGGGGGAGCAGGACACTATCTGGTTTTACCGTTCTTTATATCATCAGCAGGACTGCTCCTCTGGGCAGGGTCGGGGTATATACTAACGCTCAAGGAATATGGATTTACGGCCGGGGCACTCATACATCTTGTCATCTACATCATCTTTGCCATAATTATGGCATTGATCGGAGTAAGACTCTCGACATATATGAAGAAGTCAGAAAAAAATAAGGCATCCAGATGA
- a CDS encoding coiled-coil protein has protein sequence MLEDLQNKMGKLLEEADKHKKERNRWNAHANISATRRNELNDKTKKLVEQAQQFKENRDGYNQNVRDLKKKRDEYNNQANSIYANLDSLRKKSNAGGGMSLNKLRQDIDALEFKQQTEVLSIDKERQLVEKISALQEEFLKRKEQLEQDEEFKAQLKTAQKLRDGASECHDKLTEYANMAQEQHDKMLSTFKEVDKIRAEADAMHMEFIKAQEIADNAHHMYIGQRREMRDISKLIIGLKRNEQNIKEVEMKAEANKVAEKLYDKFKKGEKLSTEDLFILQRSDML, from the coding sequence ATGTTAGAAGACTTACAAAACAAGATGGGCAAACTGCTCGAAGAAGCAGATAAGCATAAAAAGGAGCGAAACAGGTGGAATGCCCATGCCAACATATCGGCGACGCGGAGAAACGAACTCAACGATAAAACAAAGAAATTAGTGGAACAGGCACAACAGTTCAAAGAAAATAGAGATGGGTACAATCAGAATGTGCGTGACCTTAAAAAAAAGAGAGACGAATACAATAACCAGGCAAATAGCATCTATGCAAACCTAGATTCGTTGCGCAAAAAAAGCAATGCAGGAGGGGGGATGTCGCTCAATAAACTCAGACAGGATATCGACGCGCTGGAGTTCAAACAACAGACGGAAGTGCTGAGCATAGACAAGGAGCGCCAACTCGTTGAGAAGATTTCTGCACTTCAAGAAGAGTTTTTGAAAAGGAAAGAGCAATTGGAGCAGGATGAGGAGTTCAAAGCGCAGTTAAAAACAGCACAAAAGTTACGGGATGGCGCTTCAGAATGCCATGATAAGCTCACCGAGTATGCCAACATGGCCCAAGAACAGCACGATAAGATGCTCTCTACGTTTAAAGAGGTGGACAAGATTAGAGCTGAAGCAGATGCGATGCATATGGAATTCATAAAAGCACAGGAAATCGCCGACAATGCCCATCATATGTATATCGGGCAGCGAAGGGAGATGCGGGATATTAGTAAACTGATAATTGGCTTGAAGAGAAATGAACAAAATATCAAAGAAGTTGAGATGAAGGCAGAAGCCAATAAAGTGGCAGAAAAATTATACGATAAATTTAAAAAAGGCGAAAAGTTGAGCACAGAAGACCTGTTTATATTGCAACGCTCGGACATGCTCTAA
- the serB gene encoding phosphoserine phosphatase SerB, which translates to MSSPNKSAKLIVFDMDSTLVDVEIIDELAKAAGVGDEVARITRKAIRGEIDFEEALKVRVQLLQGLPEADIKRIAKKAPIMRGAKRLIGEAKSRGYKTAMITGSFMTAAEIIGKKLDLDYVISNELAVKDGVLTGEVKGPLMTLGSKERALVQIATSEGIPLKNCVVVGDGANDLDMFKSAGLSIAFNANSVLRDVADIVITQKNLELIIPLLP; encoded by the coding sequence ATGAGTTCCCCGAATAAAAGTGCAAAGCTGATCGTATTTGACATGGACAGCACCCTGGTCGATGTGGAAATAATCGATGAGCTTGCTAAAGCCGCAGGCGTTGGCGATGAAGTTGCCAGGATAACCAGAAAAGCAATACGAGGCGAAATCGACTTTGAAGAGGCTCTTAAAGTTAGAGTGCAACTTTTACAGGGTCTGCCCGAGGCAGATATCAAAAGGATTGCAAAAAAAGCTCCGATTATGAGGGGGGCAAAACGCTTGATAGGCGAGGCGAAATCCAGAGGATATAAAACGGCGATGATTACTGGAAGTTTTATGACTGCTGCCGAGATAATCGGAAAGAAACTCGACCTCGATTACGTAATCTCCAACGAATTGGCGGTCAAGGACGGAGTGTTGACCGGCGAGGTGAAAGGCCCACTTATGACACTGGGTTCAAAAGAACGAGCGCTGGTGCAGATTGCGACATCAGAAGGCATCCCCCTCAAAAACTGTGTGGTCGTGGGAGATGGGGCGAATGACTTAGATATGTTTAAGAGCGCCGGGCTCTCAATAGCATTTAATGCCAACTCGGTATTAAGGGATGTCGCAGATATAGTAATAACTCAAAAAAACCTTGAATTGATCATACCTTTATTACCTTGA
- a CDS encoding serine hydroxymethyltransferase: MDSEIRHIINAAKSHTKLYGDSLPMIASENITSPIVRRLVASDLGHRYAEGKVGHRYYQGCKYIDQIEESAIKLTKRLFEAEHVNVQPISGVNANIAVFFALTRPGDLLMPLNVPHGGHVSHARYSAAGIRGLKIECHPFNNEEMNIDTDLMVKKILNIKPRIVMFGASLFLFPHPVKEAQQAAEEVGAKIVYDAAHVLGLIAGKQFQDPLREGADVVTGSTHKTFPGPQGALILCKSDIANEIDDAVFPGTVSNHHLHHVAGLAATLSEMIAFGEDYAKQTIANAKALGQALYETGLDVLCEKKGFTESHQIAIDVSKHKGGAKVASNLERANIIANKNLLPWDDVNNADNPSGIRLGVQELTRLNMKESEMQEVASFIKRVVVDAESPEKVKKDVMHLKRRYQIVHYCFDEGGAYEFPE, from the coding sequence ATGGACTCAGAGATACGGCATATCATAAATGCGGCAAAATCACATACTAAATTATATGGTGACTCGTTGCCGATGATCGCCAGCGAGAATATCACCAGCCCCATCGTCAGGCGGTTAGTTGCCTCAGACCTTGGACATCGATATGCAGAGGGCAAAGTGGGGCATCGCTATTATCAAGGTTGCAAATACATCGATCAGATTGAAGAAAGTGCAATTAAACTGACCAAACGACTATTTGAAGCGGAACATGTTAACGTCCAGCCGATTTCAGGAGTTAATGCAAATATCGCGGTCTTTTTTGCACTGACACGCCCTGGAGATTTACTCATGCCGCTAAATGTGCCACACGGCGGACATGTCAGCCACGCAAGATACTCTGCCGCCGGGATCAGGGGGTTGAAAATAGAGTGCCATCCTTTCAACAACGAGGAAATGAATATTGACACAGACCTGATGGTTAAAAAAATTCTGAATATAAAACCAAGAATCGTTATGTTTGGGGCAAGCTTATTTTTATTCCCTCACCCTGTAAAAGAGGCACAGCAAGCCGCAGAGGAAGTTGGCGCTAAAATCGTGTACGATGCGGCCCACGTATTGGGGCTAATCGCAGGAAAGCAGTTCCAGGACCCGTTGAGAGAGGGGGCGGATGTCGTAACTGGTTCGACTCACAAGACGTTTCCAGGTCCCCAGGGTGCATTGATATTATGCAAATCCGATATCGCAAATGAGATAGATGATGCTGTATTCCCTGGAACCGTCAGCAATCATCATCTGCACCACGTAGCAGGTCTGGCTGCGACCCTCTCTGAAATGATCGCCTTTGGAGAAGATTATGCAAAGCAGACGATAGCCAATGCAAAGGCGCTGGGGCAGGCTTTGTATGAAACAGGGTTGGATGTGCTTTGTGAAAAAAAGGGATTTACAGAGTCGCATCAAATAGCCATCGATGTTTCGAAGCATAAAGGTGGGGCAAAAGTGGCATCCAATCTAGAAAGGGCTAATATCATCGCAAATAAGAATCTGCTTCCCTGGGATGATGTAAACAATGCAGACAACCCATCTGGTATTCGTCTGGGCGTTCAGGAATTAACGCGCCTAAATATGAAGGAATCGGAGATGCAAGAGGTCGCAAGTTTCATCAAGCGCGTCGTAGTAGATGCAGAGAGTCCTGAAAAAGTTAAAAAAGACGTGATGCATTTGAAAAGAAGATATCAAATTGTCCATTATTGTTTTGATGAGGGAGGCGCATATGAGTTCCCCGAATAA